One Oncorhynchus gorbuscha isolate QuinsamMale2020 ecotype Even-year unplaced genomic scaffold, OgorEven_v1.0 Un_scaffold_3964, whole genome shotgun sequence genomic window, tatttattataacaaaagGGGTAGTCAAAAGGCAGGTCGGGtacaggcgagagttcataaaccaggtcagagtccaaatgGTACAAGACGATAggtaggctcgaggtcaggggcaggcagagtggtcaggcaggcgggctcagagtcaggacaggcaagggtcaaaaccaggagggcaagaaaagggagactgggaaaagcaggagctgagacacaaaacgCTGGTtggcttgacaaacaagacaaactggtacagagagacaggaaacacaggggataaatacaccagggataataagcgacacctggagggggtggagacaagcacaaggacaggtgaaacagatcagggcatgacagatATACTGTTTATCCTGGACCAGGCCCAAATCTCcgtcattcgcatgaagaagagatggagatacAAGGGGAGCAGATCCGGGGGCCTTGTGAGAATTCACCAgcgagtgggtaacccgcctctaccatccgttctattgacCAActtgcaatcactggagaataaactggatgagctccgttcgagactatccttccaacgggacattaaacataatatcttgtgtttcaccaAGTCGTAGCTGAatgacgacacggataatatacaATTGGCTGGGTTTTctatgcatcggcaggacagaacagctacgtccggtaagacgaggggtggtggTGTGGGTCTATATGTCAATAACAACTATATGTCAATAACAACGATGTCTAATATTAACCTCTCTAGGCTAGGGGGgcggtattttcacgtccggatgaaaagcgtgtccaaagtaaactgcctgctactcaggcccagaagctaaggtatgcatattattagatttggatagaaaacactctgaagtttctaaaactgtttgaatgatgtctgtgagtataacaaaacttatttggcaggcgaaaccccgaggacaaaacaaccaggattttttttttgaggtcactctcttttcaatgggttttctatggggatctagatttctaaggcacttgcttgcagGTCCTATCGctttcactagatgtcaacagtctttagaaattggttgatgtttttcctttgagaaatgaagaagtagggctgttcagaacgagggtcgagtgtagtgtactgttgtggttggggTGCGTGACCTGAAAGCTCGCTCTACTTATTATTGAACgcagtttatcccgtcttaaattttatcgattatttacgtttaaaaaatcctaaagttgtattaggaaagttgtttgaaatgtttggacaaagattacaggtaacttattagatattttgttgtcatgttgtgcgaGTTGGAACCTGTgatttttctggatcaaacgcgccaaatgaatggacattttggagataacgacggaattaatcaaacaaaaggaccatttgtgatgtttatgggacatattggagtggcaacaaaagaagatcttcaaaggtaaggcatgaattatatcgttatttctgagttttgtgttgcgcctggcgggatgaaatatgattgtctgtgtttgtttgatgggatgttgtcctcagataatagcatggtttgctttcgccgtaaagcctttttgaaatctgacacggtgtcatgttttgtcttagattgtcttgtcattatgctttcccttctgttcgtttccccctgctggtcttattaggttcgttcccttttttctatccctctctctccccctccctctctctcctctctctatcgttccgttcctgctcccagctgttcctattcccctaatcatcatttagtcttcccacacctgttccttatcttttcccctgattagagtccctatttcttcccttgttttccgttcctgtcctgtcggatccttgtctattgatcACCGTGctatgtctatgtattgccctgtcgtgtcgtgtttccctcagatgctgcgtggtgagcaggtgcctgagtctgctacgttcaagtgccttcccgaggcaacctgcagttcttgatcaagtctccagtctgttctcgtcattacgagtagtattatgccttttgtttgtatagtaactttactggattaaaaactctgttttcgccaagtcgcttttgggtcctcattcacctgcataacacacggTGGCTGGATAAAGCtttcatttggtgtattgcacttgtatgaaagttaaatatttataataatttaatttgaatttggcgctctgccatttcaccggatgttgtcaaatcgatccggTTAACGGGATTTGATCCCTAAGAAGTTGTTTTAGGAAGTAAGTATTGAGGTATTGCTTgcttgaggtagagtacctcatgataagctgtagaagcTGTAGAACACACTATCTACCAACTTTTCATGCATATTTTTCGTAGCCGtccatttaccaccacaaacccatgctggcactcaacaagctgtataaggccataagcaaacaagaaaatgctcatccggAAGCAGCGcacctagtggctggggactttaatgcagtcaaacttaaatccattttacgtcatttctaccagcatgtcatatgtgcaaccagagggaaaacaaatctagaccacatttactccacacacagagacgcatacaaagatCTCCCTCGCCCttcatttggaaaatctgaccataattctatcctcctgattcctgcttacaagcaaaaactaaagcgggaagtaccagtgactcgctcaatacggaagtggacAGATGCTTTCGCTACACTATAGGACTGTAGCACTATAGCACTATAGGACTATAAGATGCTACACTATAGGACTGTTTTGCAAGcagagactggaatatgttccggggttCATACAATGGCATTGAGAAGTATACCACCTCaatcaccggcttcatcaataagtggaTCGACgtcatcgtccccacagtgaccatacgtataTATCCCAAACAGACGCCATGgactacaggcaacatccgcactgagctaaaggttagagctCCTGCTTTCAAGGATCAAGACGCAAAtctggatgcttataagaaatcccgctatgccctccaacgaaccatcaaacaggcaaagcgtcaatacaggactaagattgaatcctactacatcgGTTGTTGACGCCcgtcgaatgtggcagggcttgcaaactattatggactacaaagggaaacccagccgcgagctgcgcAGTGTCGCGAGAGGAGATGATGCTCCTCCAAACAGACATTGTGGAGCTCAAGAGACAACTGTGGATGAGTGGAGAGGCCCTGGACACACTGTAAGAGACAGGCAGAAACATCTCAACAGTCCAGTTAACTCAGAGCAAGATCTATAAATACATCTAACCAGTTTCGTCGTGTCAGCTGATGCTTGGCCTTTAGTGAGCTGATACTGTAAATGCTCATTCTCTGTTCTCACCTCTTTCGGGCCACAGTGAGGGGAAGGCCAAGGAGTTGTATCGCAAACTCAGAGAAACCCAGAGGTCGGTTTATCACTTCTCCCTTCATGATCATTTACCGTCACAGATTATAGACACCGGATGTCTATTTGTGATTCTGAGaacatgtcattatagaatggaaaacaacctctctctcttcctctcactctcccgctctctcccctctcccctctcactttcctcccccttcctccatctctatctctttctgtctccagaTCTCCCTCCAGACCAGAAGTATAGGGGGGGGGCAGTCAGAAGGTAGTGCGTCTGGTAGTCTAGGCATTCCAGTTCCACGAGAGAACTCAAAGATTTCGACACACACCTCAGgtactcatgcacacacacactagtctacATACACCTCAGATGCCGttacatatacacacatttgtgttttcactctctccctgcggtaagatcaaatcaaattgtatttgtcacttgcgccaaatacaaccttacagtgaaatgcttacttacaagcccttaaccaacaatgcggttttaagaaaaataagtgttaagtaaaaaattgataaataaaaaacagaagtAACATGTAATTAAAAAGCATCAGTAAAATAActttagagaggctatatatatggggtacccgcacagagtcaatgtgcgggggcaccggttagtcgaggtaattgaggtaatatgcagtggtgtaaagtacttaagtaaaaatactttaaagtactacataAGTCATTTTTTTGGCGTATATGTACTTtacttaactatttatatttttgacaacttttacttttactccactacattcctaaagaaaaataatgtactttttactccttacattttccctgacaaccaaaagtacttgtcatattttgaatgcttagcaggacaggaaaattgtctaattgacacacttatcaagagaacatccctggtcatccctactgcctctgatcaggcagactcactaaacacaaatgcttcatttgtaaatcatgtctgagtgttgaactgtgcccctggctatccgttaaaaagaaaaacatgttttgcttaatataagaaatgtttaatgatttatactttttcttttgatacttaagtacatttcaaaccaaatacttttagacttttactcaagtggtattttactgtgggactttcacttttactttagtcattttcttttaaggtaCCTTTacttttacgtgtgtgtgtgtgtgtgtgtgtgtgtgtgtgtgtgtgtgtgtgtgtgtgtgtgtgtgtgtgtgtgtgtgtgtgtgtgtgtgtgtgtgtgtgtgtgtgtgtgtgtgtgtgtgtgtgtgtgtgtgtgtgtgtgtgtgtgtgtgtgtgtgtgtgagagatctcCTGATCAGTGTGAATCCTTCGTTGTTATTCAGGTGGACAGATAATGTGTTAATGTGGTGTGGCTCAAGCTGATGTCGAACAGAAGCGTTGTCCCGTTCCAGACTCCCTGCCGTGGTcctctgctgctgctgtgtgGTGGGGAAGCCTTACTGCAACAGAGTGCATTGCGCCATTTAACATTGATATTGACTCTTGGAGTTTCCCTAAAATAATTTATTGAACCAAAATGTATATTTTCCAGGCTTATGGGGGTGTCCACGTGAACATATCCAACACCCCCTGTAATCTACACCATGGTGCATTGGAGTAATCCAGTAGATTTGAATGGGGTAAAATGTATTTACTGAACCAGGTGACATAGCTGTTTTTAAACTATTGGCCTAGTCAGATCCAAACTGTCCTCTTGACTAAGGTCCTGGGGATACTGGTCCTTAAAGgggtcaggtctggtctggacTGAACTCTGGTGATGATTCCTAATCTttcaaacattttattttatgctTGCCACAAAATATTTTCTGACCAAAGTTTTAGCTATAGCTTTCATATTCTTTCTGAATTAATACTTTCCAAATTCACTTTACATATTCTCTGGGGTTTTGTGTATACtgtttgtaagttgctctggataagagcgtctgctaaatgacttaaatgtaatattttttgcAGTATAATATTTGGTAGTTTGATTTCGTTGTATTTTACTGTGGTCTTATTGTTGTTAAGTGTAAGTACGTGTATCTGGTTGAATTGAACATCAACCACCAAGGAACATCTGCCTGACAGATATTGTAACAAACTGTCAAGGTGTCCGCATACATAGGTTCGGTTTGCTCCTCGCAGGCTAGGCGAAGTGAACGTCTGTGCTCGCAGACTCCTTAAAATACCTTTGCTTGAAAAACAAGGAAAAAGCTGCAATATTACTGTTTGACGCCGTAGCCAGTACACCTTGTCAAAATAGTCCTGATTAATccaagataactcaagaaatctgtcattaattttgaCGGTTTTGCCAAGGTCTTACATCTAACCAAGATGTTTGGTACAGTATTTGTCAAGTgacaaaatgtgcatgaaaacaagaacaaagattTTGAAATTCTTCTTTATTCCATGAATTCCAGTTTTGAGGTTTCAACTATTGACAACCTTCCCTCTCCCAAGCACAGCAGACACAAGATTGCATGATAGTGGTAGAGTTCCGAAAATAAAATACAACAAATTAAATTACAAAGAGGTAAGGAAAATATCCACCATGCCTGTATGCCTTCTCAAAACTCTAAAGCAAAATATGGCAATCAGAGATACTTACACACAGAGAGTTGAAATGGTCAAAACAGAAGTAACAAGAGACATTGAGAAAACAGTGGGACATTAGGCAGAACCAGAACCATGTATTTAGTAGGCCAATGCGGTTTCTGGATTTTGATGCATTTACATGACACTgaaacattctatggcagccatgttagcttCCTTAACATTACATGGGGAATATTTAAACAATGCTATGTAACAGAATGTTGGCCTAACTTTCTAAACGTATGGCTCTGGGCAGAACATTCAGCCATTGTTACATTGCTTTATGTTCTGGAATGGGAATACAAGTCAGTCAACAAATCTTACTATCAAGGTGGAATCTTCAAGTTCTGTGTACTACAGATATTTCCCTGATTTGGAAACAGAAACTCAACCGGTCTCATTTTCAAGTTCTTAGCCACCCATTTTATTGCAGTATGCTCGTGTCAATGTGTCCCCTGTTTTATGTATCACTGAAAGTGGACATCCATCCACAAACAGGCCTGTAAAAGGTCTGGGACAACGGAACATcatgacatttaaaaaataagttattCCTTGAAAACAACTCAATAGTGTACCACAAATACACAAACCGAAGTACACTGtcaatctttttttttcttttttttgtcacAAGTCAAAAGAAGATTAAACACATGATCTCTGGCAAAGGGAAAGTATACCACACAATCAAACCCTACTAAAAAGGTGCACACATAGAAAAGAGGATATGTCTGCTTATGGGGAGGAAGTGGAACAAAAGGTTGACTTCAGCCTTGTCTGTTTCAAACACCCTGTTCTGCATACAGTACAccacttttgatcagagccctatgtgAATTAGTAAACTCCTGGTGAATAGAGTGTTATTTGAGACTTGCTCACTGGCTCACTGTGCTCCAGTGCCATGGCATGACAGATGTCCCTTACGTAGTGGTATTGCTAAGGAGATAATACAGAGAGATGGTGAACCTAAAACTAACCAAAAAACAACTTGGTTCTCGACAGTCTGTCCATTTTAATATAGTACTGGGGGTCTCAGATGGTGCTACGGGCTGTAGGGTTAAGGCCAaaagacacactctctctgtgcgtgtgtatgtgtgtgtgtgtgttttgtcagaTTCGGGATCTTTCCCTTCCTTCacccatccccctcttctcctctcccctccatccttaTGCCTCCAGCTCAAAGCCCATGCCAACCTTGTGGCCGCCTGCGTTGAAGTTCTTCCCATCGATCAGAGCTGAGAGAGTCAGCTTcactcctacagagagagacaccagtctTAACACACAAAGTACAGCTCTTTTCATATATAGAGTATAGACATCACCTCTTCCTTTCTTCTAACCAACTCCCGTGGTACTAATAGACAAGGTGTGTAGATATAGACAGATGCAGCTAGTCGTCTGGTGTAAAGGTCCGTTTTGAGTTACCTGGCCGGAGGACCTGTGTGTAGCCGACTCCAATCAGACTGGCGTTGTTGACTTTGGCCtgcaggggagacagacagacacaaagaggtGAGACAAGCATGTATTTGGATGGTTGTGTGGTTCTTGTTCTGGCACTATGGACTGGTATGTGGTTCtgtatgtgtggttgtggtacCCACAGACAGGGAAGCGTCCTTGTCCAGCTGGTATTTGGCTCCGATGCCAAAGCGTGTGTTGTTGCTGCCAGCCGTCCAGGCCAGGTTGATGGCTGTTTCCAAGTGGCAGTTCACCTTCTGGTAGATGGAGCCACCGAACTCTGTACCGTCGTTACTGAGAGGACAAAACACCATGGGCTTCATCAGTAGGGTACTACATAGCTCTTAAATCAACTTCCTGTGGATCATGACAACAAAAATTGTGCATGGAGAAAACAACTCTGTGCAAACACAAAACAACCTCTGCTGGACAGTagtcagggttaggtgtagtGGTACTCACACATTGGTGTGGAGCTGGAAGTCCCCAGCCTTGTATCCCAGGGCAAAGTTGTTCTGGGACAGTTTGGACTTGGCCGTGTCGAAGGCCATCTGgtacccagccagccagccctcaTAGCCCAGCACGGCAGCAGCGTGGACCGTGGGGCCGGCCATGTCAAAGTCCAGGTCACAGCCCAGGTTGATGAAGTCCCGCTTGTAACCAGTCTTCAGCTTGGCACTCTTCTTACTGCAGAcagaggggaaggggacaggaggAACGTAGATAGGGTGTCGGGATTGCTGTGACATTATGTTCCCCAATTTGACAACggatgaagaaaaaaaactgcCCAAGTGACCGTTTTACTCCCTTTACTGGTGCTGTTTATTTCAAAATCCTTCATGTTCGTGTGCAACACTAAGGCATATAGAGGGAGGTAATGATTGACCAGCGAGTGGTTAACTTACCCAGTGTTGGGCACGAACGATGTGTCCAGAGCCAGCTTCAAGCCCTTAGCCAACTACAGAAACACAGGACAGAAAAGGAGATAAGGTAcatacacaggaggttggtgacaacgtaattggggaggacgggctcgtggttcCTCGCTGgggcggaataggtggaatggtatcaaatacatcaaacacatgtttttttaggtgtttgatgtcattccatttAATGCCGTTCTGgctattattatgagccgtcctcccgtcAGCAGCCTCCAGTGATTACATATTGGTGAACAGCagacctgctcgcctccctaccactgaggaagtacagttcccgctcagcccagtcaaaactgttcgctgctctggcccccccaatggtggaacaaactccctcacgacaccaggacagcggagtcaatcaccaccttccggagacacctgaaaccccacctctttaaggaatacctaggataggataagtaatccttctccccccttttaagatttagatgcactattgtaaagtgactgttccactggatgtcataaggtgaatgcaccaatttgtaagtcgctctggataagagcgtctgctaaatgacttaaatgtaaatgtaaacaatgaGAACAATAGGGGTAATAATATTACTGACTAAACTTTGGGTTTAATGTCCAGAGTCTATTGGATGCATTTACATACTGGTGTTCAATGAGTTAACATCAAGTGCTGTCAGGAGCTGGTTTGGTGTGGTGTAACCTGATTTTGGGCTAAACTGGTTTCAAACTCACCTGGTCCTCTATGGAGACCTCGGTGGTCAGGGTGTTGTCTGTGTTCCATTTCTGGTTGAAGCTCAGGCCCAGCTCCTTCACCTTATATTTGGTCTCCAGGTTACCTGCTGCCTTCCCTGTGTCTGTGTTACTGGAGCCCGAGGTCGCAAACTcctgagagatggaaggagagtggCGGGTGAGGAAGAGGGAAATGAGGGATGGTTAACAGCAGAAAAGTAAGAGCACAGCAGAAGAAACTGGTGCATAGGAGAGAAAAGGTAGAAGAGAATGGGGAACTGTTGTTACAGGAGGCTGCTAAAGAGAGCTTAGCACACTTCTCACtgatgagagaaagagacgggGGATACAGAGGTGAAGATAAATAGACAGGGAAAGAGATAAGTACCCCTACCACATCTCTGCCAAGCAATTCCTCTCAGGTTTGCATGACTGACATGTCAGCAGCTACCGTTTTGAGTAGTGGTAGATGCTCAAGCCAGTCATCTGGTCACTGGCAGACCAGTAACCTGTAGACCAGTAACCGGGCCAGTTAGACCAGTCTAAATGTCTGTCATTATGGCCTGTCATTATGGCCTGTCATTATGGCCTGTCATTATGGGCTGTCATTATGGCCTGTCATTATGGGCTGTCATTATGGCCTGTCATTATGGCCTGTCATTATGGCCTGTCATTATGGCCTGTCATTATGGCCTGTCATTATGGCCTGTCATTATGGGCTTAGCAGTGCAAGGGGAATGGTATCAATCAATCAGCTGGGACACTGCTGCAAGAACGGCTGCAGGGAGGAAGAGccttctccacacacacacacacacacacacacacacacacacacacacacacacacacacacacacacacacacacacacacacacacacacacacacacacacacacacacacacacacacacacacacacacacacacacacacacacacacacccttaccaTCTGACAATGAAGTCCAGAGAGGAAGCAGAAaaaaggcagagaaagagaggggcagataTCGTTAGGTCAGAACCATACAGATATTCACATTCAATCACTTCTCCACTCTTTCAGAAAAGATTATTCTAATGCACATAATGTATGTACCAGAGATGCCAAAGCTGCACCAGCTTGTATGAACTGTGAATCATAGATGTACAACATCTAATTTACAGGACACGCTTGACTTTTGGGGGAAATTATCGTCCAAGTAAAGTGTATTTCATGAAATCTGCTTTGTGATTCAATTCAATCGCAGGGAGAGGAAGATGAGCTATCCAAAAGGTTGATATAGATACGGGCAATTCCATGGAAAGGTCAACATGAGCATGCCCAAATGAAACCACGTTCGTAATTATGCTTAAGGTTTTGTTGGAGTTTAGGTTTAATTTGGAAAGTTTAAGAAGGAAATTGCATGAATTTGAACCATTTAGTCTCAAAAAAGGCCCTTTTAGAAAGGGCTCACATAGCTTGTTTTTCCTCTCacagctgcccccccccccagatgaGATTCAGATGAGATGTTAATGAAACAATACAGACCAAATTGAAGTGTCTTGAGTTGTGTTTGTGTCTTGTAATGACAGGGGTGTGAATGGCACAGACAATGTAACGTCCATAACGTTTTAAGGAAAAGTTTTTGTAAAACATGCACCTTACATCGGATTATCTTGAAACTCTCTCTGTAAAGATAACGTTCACGGTTGCATATGGTCTATAATTggtttctctcttttcattgtCTATGTCCTTTTTCATTGTTATGATATCCATAACTTCCATTACGGTGGTGGATGGGATGGATCTTCGGAGGATTGTGCCTTTACCACATTTTGTGTGGTTGTTCTGGGATGTACTGAAGCAATTGTTGATATCTTGATAATTACGAGTTCTAGCTAAGATTCTCTCGGAAAATATATGCTGAAATGCATTTCTCATACATGGCAGTACTGTTTTAAATGATTATTTTCTTTTAGATAGAACGATAATAAAATAGTGATTTTCAACAATCTTTGAATATTCCTGGAGTGTTCTTTTCCTCTTCAAATGAAAGCCCCCCAAAATATACAGACTTTATCCAGTGTCCAGAAAGGTGGATTGGCAGTATAGGCACATTTATATTGTCTAATTAGCATATTTCAGAAAATGtgtaatataaaaatatatagatatatttatGTCTACATTTAACTGGTAAAGGTTCATTTTGATATATATAAAGTGGAGGGAAAAAATCAGGACCTGCCTATTCAGGCTACCTGTAATTGTGCAATCCTAAAGTACTATGCCTTCTGCTGACCTTGGAAAAACCATCCAAATGACAACAAATGTGTAATGATAGATTTTGATAATGAAATCTTTACGATTTGAATGTTTATTTCAGACTAACATGCATAATGGCGGGTGTAACATCCATAAAATTAATTTTCCCTCTCTAAAGTAATAATGGAAATGACAATATTTTCAAAATTATAATTTTTGTGTTCAACCATGCCTTTCCTTCAAAATGGCTATCCATGTTTGGACCTAATACTTGCAAACTCACAGACGTTTGCTAATATGTTCACTCTCCACAAAAAGCTTGTCCATTTTTCATGTAACATCCAGAACTCTTCTTATTTGTTTTGTTTCTCCAACATGCCAATATTTAGAAGTCTGCTGGAGGGCTATACACTCCCCCCAAGGGGTACTATAAACATACACatcaacatttacattttgtTTGTCCATTCTGTGAGACATTAAAGTTGTGATTTTGCCCGCAAATGTAATGTCCATAACTCTGGAATCGACCATATCCAAAATGTGTAAAGATGAAGACAATGACAAAAAACAGCATAATCCTACACACAGTATTGTTGCCCCTGACACCTTTTAAGAGAATATAACACAAAGTATTTAGGGGGCAGCAATGCTATGGGCGGTATCCATTTTGTTCTAATGTATAGGTAGATTGGAGTCCGACAGTGATCTGCCAAGCTGACTGGGTTTGACAGCTTGTCAGACTctctggcagacacacacacatacacacacacacactgccggcAGACAGTGAGTCAGCCATTTCAACTTTCCTGTTCAGCCCTGAGGTTAGGGTCTAGACATGCAGCTTATACTGTAAGGCTagactacacaaacacacatactatTGCATGGGTCACTCTGTTCCAGAGTGgcctaaatgtaaatgttacacaTCTGTGATAAATTAATTGAAAAACTTGTTTTTTTTTCCATCCCCAGCATCACAATgtaatgtgaatgtgtgtgttagtatttctcaaatattacatttacatttacatttaagtcatttagcagacgctcttatccagagcgacttacaaattggtgcattcaccttatgacatccagtggaacagccactttacaatagtgcatctaaatattttaaggggggagggggtgagaaggattacttta contains:
- the LOC124018139 gene encoding voltage-dependent anion-selective channel protein 2-like (The sequence of the model RefSeq protein was modified relative to this genomic sequence to represent the inferred CDS: added 202 bases not found in genome assembly) — its product is MSDKGGEKARLVRKEGEPGEEGGGPASQAIQNKGVPCAPCCHKVTMAVPPAYSDLGKSAKDIFSKGYGFGIVKLDLKTKAQSGVEFATSGSSNTDTGKAAGNLETKYKVKELGLSFNQKWNTDNTLTTEVSIEDQLAKGLKLALDTSFVPNTGKKSAKLKTGYKRDFINLGCDLDFDMAGPTVHAAAVLGYEGWLAGYQMAFDTAKSKLSQNNFALGYKAGDFQLHTNVNDGTEFGGSIYQKVNCHLETAINLAWTAGSNNTRFGIGAKYQLDKDASLSAKVNNASLIGVGYTQVLRPGVKLTLSALIDGKNFNAGGHKVGMGFELEA